Part of the Alphaproteobacteria bacterium 33-17 genome, GTGCCGTAATGGGTCATATGTGAGAATAAGTTACTTACATAACCAAGTACTAATGCGGCAAGAAGCGGCGGTGTTCCAGCTCCTACTGCAACGCTTAGGAATAGTGTATACATAGCGCCAATATGAGCAGTGTTACTTGCAAAGAAATAATGGCTATAGAAGTAAATGAGAACTAAGCCAATAAATGCTGTATGCCATGGCATTCCGGCAAACATTGAACTCATAGATGTGCTGAACCAGTCGATAAAGCCGAATTCCTGTAAGAATTTAGCAAGTGATACTAAAATCGCAAACCATAATAAAATATGCCAGGCTTCTTTTTCTTTAATAACGTCTTCAAAGCTGATAACGCGGCTTAAAAGAAGAAGTACCACACCGACAAGTCCTGTTGTTGTAGGGTGAATATGGAAAAAGTCAGAGAATACCCATAACACAAGCATGGTCGAGAAAATACCTATCATAAACCATTCGTCTGTCTTAATTCTTCCCATTTCCTTTAGTTTTTCGCTGGCAAGCTCTTTAGAGCCTTCAAGTTTTTTAAGAAGAGGAGGGTGAAGTAAATACACAATAAGCGGAATAAGCATAAGAGTTACAAAACCAGGAACAATTGCCCCCATAAACCAGTTTGTCCATGTGATTTCTGCGCCAAACTTAGCAGCAAATTCCTGTACCATTGGGTTTGCAGCCATTGCTGTGAGGAACATACCGCTACATACTACGCTCGCATGATAGCTTACTTGTACCAAATAACTACCAACCCTGCGGGATGTATTATTATTTGGGTGGCTTCCTAATGAATCTGCCATAGATTTAATAATAGGGTATACAATGCCGCCAGCTCTTGCTGAGTTACTTGGAATAAGCGGTGCTGTCAAAAATTCAGTGAAAACAAGGCTATAAGCAAGACCAATACTATGCCCGCCAAATAATTTAATGAAAATATACGCAATACGTGACCCTAACTGGCTTTTAATAAAGCCCCTTGCAATGAAAAATACGAATACTATGAGCCATACTACATGAGAGCCATAGCCAGATAAAGCCTGAGCTATTGTAATAGTATTTGTAAGTATTGCTACAAGCAAGCTCATAAGAGCAACGGCTCCCATAGGGAAAGGCTTTAAAATAATAGATACGATTGTTGCGAAAAATATTGCAAATAAGTGCCAGCCCTGTTCAGGCATGCCTTGTGGGGCAGGGGACATATAAATGACTGCACCAATGGCAAAAGAGGCGGCTAATTTTAAGTAATCCGGAATATGTTGTTTTATTGAACTTGCGCTTGATTCACTCATGATTTTTATATGTGATTTAAAGTTGAACAAATTGTGTTATCGGTAATTAAAAATTTCTATAATTATCAATAGTCTTACTCAGACGAGATATCACTTTCAAACCTATTTAGCAAGGTAAATATATAATATTATTTGGATAGTTAATTTAATAAATGATTGAATAATTATGTGTAATATGTTAAAATTTTAATTAAATAACATTATAATGGGAACGAACTATGAAGCTTCAAAATGGGACAAATTACCCGAATTTGTATAGTGTAAATACGGTGCTATTTTCAAATCCTAAGTTCAATTTAAAAGAGGTTTTGACGCAGGTAGAGAAGGAAATCAAGGATCTTCCAGAAAATAAAAAAGATGAAGTTAGAAAAAAGAAAATAGAAGCTAAGAGAGATAACCTTCTAAAACAGTTTGGTCTTGATCCAAATAATCTAGAGCAAATGACTAGGTTTGAAGATTATTTAGCAATAGACCAGCATTTGTATCAGGATAAAAATGAATGGGCTGATAAAAATCAGAACCGTATTGATCTCTTTAAAATACTAACTTTTAAAGAGATTAAAGAATTAGAGTTAAATAAAATACCAGTGCAATTTGATAATAAGCTAATTGATCAAACTCAAAATATTAATGCTGCATTTGATGATTTAAATATTAAATACCAAAATTATTTTAATGAAGAAGATAGATCAAAATACGAAGAAATTTTTAATATTTTATTTTTAGTATCTTATTCAAATGAAACTAATCCCAATTTGAATGAAGTAGCAGAATATGCATATAAAATGATGATTTTATTTGGAAAAGAACCAGACAGAGCATTTAATAACTTCACAAAGTTTGTTCAGTCTCATGCATCTAACCTTCAAAAGCCTATACATGACGTGTTTATACATAATATTCCAGTAAAAGGTGAGTGCAATATAGAAGCCTGGAAAATATTTATGATGAAATCAGGGGTAGAAGTATTAAAAAATATTGAGAATGCTCCAAAAATTGAAAAAAAGTTAAATGGAAATGTTCCCAAAAACTTAAATGAACTTCAAGAAATATTGCCAGAACTCACTTATAATAGGTTTAAAGAAAACCCAAAAATGGCAAAAATTTTCAAACAATATGATGTTTCAGAAAAGATATTTGACAGAAGTCTGGATTTAATTGCTTCAGGTCAAATAAAAATAAAAGATAAAGACGCTCTCCCTAATGTGACTATAGATGTAGCCCAAGAGGTAAATCCAGAATATAAAAATTTATATTTAGTTAAGCTTCCCGAAGGTAATTTAAGAGGTTTAATATTAGGTAAAATTACTGATTGTTGTCAATCAATTAACGGTAATAGTGAGACCTGCGTAATAGATGGAATGACTAGAGAGAATAATGGATTTTACGTTCTTATAAAGGCAAATCCTAAACAAACATTTGATCCTAATAAAATTGATTGGAATAGTTTTGAAAAGAATGGTCATGAAATAATAGGTCAAGGTTACACATGGCTTAGCCAATTTAATAACATGGTTATAGATAGCTGGGAAAACTTAAGACCGACAGTAAATGATACAATGATGCCAGATATACTTGCTAAATTTGCCCAAAAAGTTACAGAGAATAATAAAACTGTTTCAATGGTGATGTTAGGTAAAGGGGGTAAGACTCCTCAAGAATTCGCAGATAAAGGATATACTATGAATCCGTTTCCAGACAAGCTTAAAGAAGGTTATATGTATGGGGATGCACGTAATCAATATATTTTATATAAAAGTCATGATTTATCTGTAATGCAGTCAATGTTACTAGAAATACCAAAGTTTCGTGATAAAAAATGGCTTATTAATAGTTTTAGAAATATCAGAGAAGCTAAATATTTCATAGAACTCTACAGAAACGGGGAATTATCAAAATCTGAGTTTAGAAATTTTAGCTATAGTGTGGCAAAAACGTGTATTTCTGAAGGTGCAACTTTTGAAAATATGTGGAAATTATATAAGAATAGTTCTGCGCAAGAATATAAAAATAAATGTGTATTAGTAGCAGATTATATGCGTAAGGGGATATATAATTTTTGTAGCATGGACGATTTTTTTAGTTTAGAACCTAACCGAATGAAATTTGTACTTAAATATGCTATAGCGAATATAAAAGAAAAGGATCGGCATTATGCAGAGTCTATTCTTTATTTGGCTAAAACTTTAGATGATAAGACTATAGAAAATTTAAATAAACCTTTCCTCTTGAGCAAACATTTAAGGATAACTAGGGACTTTAACCAAAATTTTTTTGGATCTAAATATTTAGATCCGAAATACTTAGATGCAATTTATTCTGAAGCATTTGTAAAGCTAAGGGATTATAGGTTTTTAAAGTTTGAAGAAATTTTAAATTTAGGTCCAATATATCTTATTGAAAATCAAGAAAAAGTAGAAGCTTCATATATTAACAATTTTTTTAAAGATCAGTATATTAAAAATGAAAATGACGAAATTTTAGCTGAATCTTTAACAATTAAACAAAAATTAAGACTTCTTAACCCTAATATTATTGAAAGCTTTAAGAATAATATATTTAACTTAAATGATATCAACCAGATTGGATTAGATAAAATATTTATTTTATCTAATCCAATCTTTCTGAATATTTTTAAAAATAAAACTATTGAATTTAAAAAATTAGCTGAGTTAAAAATTGAAACTTTAAAAGTATTAAGCGAATCATCTCTAATAGAAAATTTTAAAGAAAATGAGCATAATACTTTCAATAAATTAACTGTATTATCACCTGATCAAATAGAAGCAATTGAATCATTTGATGCTATATATATATATAATAAACTTGGAATTTCATTTGATAATTTTATAAATGTTGAACCAGATAAAATAAGATATCTACTTCCTTATATTAACGCTGAAGATGAATATAGTTGTGTAATGGATGAAAAATATCAAACAAAATATATTTATGTGGATGAAACAGATATTAAAACTGTACCAGATTTTATAGTTTCAGTTTTAGAAAAAAGTAAGATATCATTTGAAGAAATTATTGGTTTAGATGAAAAAATATTAAGGAATATGTTACCAGCGTGTAAAGATTTACCTAAGGAATCTTTAAGTATAGAAATTATTGAACAAACCACAAAAGAATATATTGCTAAGCAAGAAGCTAAAAAAATAGTAAAACCTGTAAGCACTTCAAAGTTAAAGTTAACGCCAGAAGAAAAAGTTAAAAAGAAAGAGCGTTTTGCCCCAAATAATCTAGAAAAAGAATTGGAGAGAAGACGTACTAAGGGTCAAAAAGGTGGAGCAGGGAATAATTTGCAGTAAGTTTTATTTATGCAAATTATAATCCCTTTGTAATCTCATCATATTTCTTAAAATTAATAAGGTTTTGTTTGAGGTCATCAAGTCTTAACATACATGGACCGTCACTTGGTGCGTTATCTGGATCCTGATGAACTTCTGCGAAAATTGCTGCAACGCCAACTGCTAAGGCTGCTCTTGCTAAGACTTCAACAAACTCACGCTCGCCGCCACTTTCATTGCCTTTTCCGCCTGGCTGCTGTACAGAATGTGTTGCGTCAAACACCACAGGTGTTCCGGTTTTTGCCATAATTGCAAGTGATCTCATATCTGTAACGAGTGTGTTATACCCAAAACATGCGCCGCGCTCAGTTACAAATACCTGGTTGTTGCCTGTAGATGTAACCTTATCGACCACGTTTTTCATATCCCAGGGGGCTAAAAACTGACCTTTTTTAACGTTTATTGCTTTGCCAGTATTACCTGCAGCAATTAATAAATCTGTTTGTCTGCATAAAAATGCAGGAATTTGAAGTACATCAACATGAGGTGCAACAATAGCGCACTGCTCTTCTGTATGAACGTCAGTAAGTACTGGTAAGTCAAAGTTTTTACGTACTTCATCAAAAATCTCTAAAGATTTTTCTAAACCTAAGCCCCTAACGCCTTTAATAGAGCTTCTGTTGGCTTTGTCATAAGATGTTTTGTATATAAGCGGGATATTAAGCTCAGTGCAAAGTTTTTTAAGGTTTTCTGCCATAAACATGGCATGGTCACGTGATTCAAGCTGGCATGGTCCTGCGATTAATACGAAAGGAAGATCGTTTCCGATTGTAACATTACCAACTTTAACGTGATTTGCCATGATAATTACCTATAAAACGTGTTTTTTATGATTTTCAGTAGAAGCCTTAATAAACGCTGAGAAAATTGGATGTGCATCAAACGGCTTAGACTTAAGTTCTGGATGGAACTGTACTGCTATAAAGAACTTATTGTTAGTATTTTCCATAATTTCAGGAAGTTTTCCGTCTGGAGACATCCCACTAAATATAATGCCGTGTTTTTTAAGGTCTTTTATATAGTTGAAGTTAACTTCATAACGGTGTCTGTGTCTTTCTGAAATATATGTAGATCCATAAATTTTATGAGCAAGTGATCCTTCTTCAATATAGCATTCATAAGAACCTACGCGCATTGTACCGCCAAGGTTTTTAGTATCTGCCTGACTTATTTCACCGTCTTTTACCCATTCAGTCATAATGCCGACAATAGGATGATCAGGATTCTCTTCAAATTCAGATGAATTTGCACCCTTTAGCCCTAATAAGTTACGAGCTGCTTCGATTGTGGCAATCTGCATGCCAAGGCATATTCCAAAGTATGGGATATCATTTTCTCTGGCATATCTAGCTGCTAAAATCTTACCGTTAATACCATCTTTACCAAAACCACCAGGAACTAAGATTCCATCAATGTCAGCTAGTTTTTCTGCAATATTATCATCATTCAGACTTCTTGCATTTACCCATTTTAGGTTAACTTTACAATCATTGTAAATTCCGCCGTGGTTAAGGGCTTCAATGAGTGATTTATAAGCGTCTTTAAGCTTGTTATATTTACCCACAATAGCAATTTTTACAGTTTTTTGTGGATTTTTGATTCTTTGAACAATATTAGACCATGTGCTTAAGTCAGGCTCTTCATAGTCAATATTAAAATGTTCTAATACTTGTTTATCAAGACCATATCCATGATAAGAAAGTGGCACTTCATAAATAGTATTAACATCAAGCGCTGGTATTACGTTTTCCATTTCAATATTACAGAAGAGAGCCATTTTAGCTCTGTCGCTATCGCTAATTTCACGATCAGCTCTGCAAAGTATAATATTTGGCTGAATACCAATAGCTCTGAGTTCTTTAACTGAGTGCTGGGTTGGCTTTGTTTTAAGCTCTTTTGATGCTGCAATATATGGAACAAGCGTTAAATGTATATACATTACATTTTCACGACCTACCTGATACCTAATTTGTCTTATAGTTTCAAAGAACGGTAGGGCTTCAATATCACCAACTGTTCCGCCAATTTCGCAAATCATGAAATCTACGTTATCGGGGTCACCTAATATGAATTCTTTAATTAAATCAGTAACGTGTGGGATAACCTGAACGGTTTTGCCTAAATAATCACCGCGGCGCTCTTTTTCTATTAAATTTAAATAGATACGTCCTGCAGTAATATTGTCGTCTTTTTTAGCGTTAACGCCAGTGAATCTCTCGTAGTGACCAAGGTCAAGGTCAGTTTCCGCACCATCATCGGTCACAAATACTTCACCATGTTCAAATGGACTCATTGTACCTGGGTCTACGTTTAAATATGGGTCGAGTTTTCTAAGTCTTACGGTAAAGCCATGGGCTTGTAATAACACAGCAAGACTGGATGCGGCAAGCCCCTTACCTAATGAGGAAACTACGCCGCCAGTAACAAATATATACTTTCTAGGCATCGGAACTAATCTTTCTTATCTAAATTTGGAATAACTACTTTATTTTCTTCGGTTTTTAATGTTGATTCTGTTATAGGGCTTGCATTATATTTTTTATCCATAGCAATAGTTAGAAGCAAGCTGTTAACCATAAAAATAGTTGCTAAAATTGCTGTTGTTTTAGTAAAGAAGTTGCTAGAACTAACCTGAACAAAACTATTAGCTGATCCACTTAAAGAACCTACGCTATCAGAGCTTGTTTTCTGAATCATTACTACAGCAACAAGTAATATTGCTACAGTTATTTGTATTATTAGCAAAATCGTTTCCATATTAAGTACCTATGCAAAATCTATTATTTTTTGAAATTCTTCGAGTTTTAGGCTGCTTCCGCCAACTAATATACCCACTACAGGCCACTCATTTAGAATCTCTTCAGCATTTCCTGAATTTACGGAACCACCATACACTATTTTTGCGTCATTCGCAAACTTCTTCTTTATAAAATCACAAACCTTTGAAACATCTGATTTTTTAGGTACTAAGCCTGTACCAATAGACCAAATAGGTTCATATGCAAATATGATATTTTTGGAATCATTAACTATACTCAGTTGCTGCTCAATAACATTAAGAGTCTGATTATTTTGAAAATCTTCCAATGATTCCCCAAAACAGAATATCGGAGTAAGATTATTTTGCAGCGCAAATTCCAGTTTTTTAGATAAAATTTCATTATTTTCACCAAAATACTGCCTGCGTTCAGAATGCCCAATTAAAACATATTTGCATCCAGATTCTGCTAACATTTGACCAGATACCTCACCGGTAAAAGCACCACTGTTAGGATAATTCCAGGATAAATTCTGGCTACCCTTGCTAAAACTTACTTCCTGACTTAAAAGATGCATGGGCGGGCAAATAATAACTTCAGTATTTGACTTTGCTTTTAAATTGCTATTAAAAGCATTAAGCAAGGCTTTAGAACCATTCATTTTCCAATTGGCAATAATGTATTTTTGCATATTTTCTGATTTTTTAGTGGTTTATAATGTATTTCGGCAGGATATAGGCTGATATTTAATGTGTCAAGTCAGAGAAGTTGTTTTGCTGATGTTAAAAAAATGATAAAAATATTATTATTTAGATATTGTAATAGAAGGATTTTATGAAACTTCAAAATGGCTATGATTATCCAAATTTGTATAGTGTTTATAAAGAGTTGTTTTCTGAAAAACCATTTTCTGAAAAAGAATTTTTACAAGAATTAGATAAATTTTTACTGAATATTCCCGAAGATCAGCAAAAAATTAT contains:
- a CDS encoding preprotein translocase subunit SecG, which produces METILLIIQITVAILLVAVVMIQKTSSDSVGSLSGSANSFVQVSSSNFFTKTTAILATIFMVNSLLLTIAMDKKYNASPITESTLKTEENKVVIPNLDKKD
- a CDS encoding CTP synthase; its protein translation is MPRKYIFVTGGVVSSLGKGLAASSLAVLLQAHGFTVRLRKLDPYLNVDPGTMSPFEHGEVFVTDDGAETDLDLGHYERFTGVNAKKDDNITAGRIYLNLIEKERRGDYLGKTVQVIPHVTDLIKEFILGDPDNVDFMICEIGGTVGDIEALPFFETIRQIRYQVGRENVMYIHLTLVPYIAASKELKTKPTQHSVKELRAIGIQPNIILCRADREISDSDRAKMALFCNIEMENVIPALDVNTIYEVPLSYHGYGLDKQVLEHFNIDYEEPDLSTWSNIVQRIKNPQKTVKIAIVGKYNKLKDAYKSLIEALNHGGIYNDCKVNLKWVNARSLNDDNIAEKLADIDGILVPGGFGKDGINGKILAARYARENDIPYFGICLGMQIATIEAARNLLGLKGANSSEFEENPDHPIVGIMTEWVKDGEISQADTKNLGGTMRVGSYECYIEEGSLAHKIYGSTYISERHRHRYEVNFNYIKDLKKHGIIFSGMSPDGKLPEIMENTNNKFFIAVQFHPELKSKPFDAHPIFSAFIKASTENHKKHVL
- a CDS encoding anion permease gives rise to the protein MSESSASSIKQHIPDYLKLAASFAIGAVIYMSPAPQGMPEQGWHLFAIFFATIVSIILKPFPMGAVALMSLLVAILTNTITIAQALSGYGSHVVWLIVFVFFIARGFIKSQLGSRIAYIFIKLFGGHSIGLAYSLVFTEFLTAPLIPSNSARAGGIVYPIIKSMADSLGSHPNNNTSRRVGSYLVQVSYHASVVCSGMFLTAMAANPMVQEFAAKFGAEITWTNWFMGAIVPGFVTLMLIPLIVYLLHPPLLKKLEGSKELASEKLKEMGRIKTDEWFMIGIFSTMLVLWVFSDFFHIHPTTTGLVGVVLLLLSRVISFEDVIKEKEAWHILLWFAILVSLAKFLQEFGFIDWFSTSMSSMFAGMPWHTAFIGLVLIYFYSHYFFASNTAHIGAMYTLFLSVAVGAGTPPLLAALVLGYVSNLFSHMTHYGTSSAVVLFGPGYVQVMHWWFVGFFMSLATIGIWGFVGGAWWKLLGWW
- a CDS encoding triose-phosphate isomerase, which encodes MQKYIIANWKMNGSKALLNAFNSNLKAKSNTEVIICPPMHLLSQEVSFSKGSQNLSWNYPNSGAFTGEVSGQMLAESGCKYVLIGHSERRQYFGENNEILSKKLEFALQNNLTPIFCFGESLEDFQNNQTLNVIEQQLSIVNDSKNIIFAYEPIWSIGTGLVPKKSDVSKVCDFIKKKFANDAKIVYGGSVNSGNAEEILNEWPVVGILVGGSSLKLEEFQKIIDFA
- a CDS encoding 3-deoxy-8-phosphooctulonate synthase, whose protein sequence is MANHVKVGNVTIGNDLPFVLIAGPCQLESRDHAMFMAENLKKLCTELNIPLIYKTSYDKANRSSIKGVRGLGLEKSLEIFDEVRKNFDLPVLTDVHTEEQCAIVAPHVDVLQIPAFLCRQTDLLIAAGNTGKAINVKKGQFLAPWDMKNVVDKVTSTGNNQVFVTERGACFGYNTLVTDMRSLAIMAKTGTPVVFDATHSVQQPGGKGNESGGEREFVEVLARAALAVGVAAIFAEVHQDPDNAPSDGPCMLRLDDLKQNLINFKKYDEITKGL